One region of Nitrospira sp. genomic DNA includes:
- a CDS encoding alginate export family protein yields MKRIHGRTRWGRLAAIFGAAAVTALQCLTVPAFAGFELPPGERITNLPAIPRAMPQKEAYELYDPVIGRNFDIKNLWMRADLRVRPEMRNNACFGLAQGTGGTCNSFGTRGTAAGGGNKGNDMFVQQWMRLGIGYDLSPDVNFYVEIIDSANWGSNGSAVNAGNGGDPLNHNGASASGAGNGGRLGVRAAYMLVRNLADIQGLSMKVGRQYIVFGNHSLFGHFDWANTGYSHDGVMFAYQTKNWDSYFGWFRNSESDLGQASPVGSGAANIAGSGAQDAQRDADMFIFYNQIKLVPGMVIEPFYVLYQNRYGSADNATQGLGTAKHSNQTRHMIGNRIEMRKGGFDFSNEIAYQFGQMGQAGACVGEQKCLHINAWATRNWIGYTFYDTAWKTRIAFNLDYASGDSRNNTCGATAGSCKTANTFENFFPTNHIHMGYMDVQAWKNMLSPSVNLQARPTARDHIELWYTNLNLANSKDCWYRAAQGCYVFSNANNTKTHIGDEIDVSYTRMFADGKVALQTTYGTIFSGGYLTSTLNQTQNQHWAYMSLWMNF; encoded by the coding sequence ATGAAACGCATCCATGGACGGACCAGATGGGGCCGATTGGCTGCCATCTTCGGCGCTGCGGCAGTGACGGCTCTGCAGTGTCTGACAGTCCCGGCTTTTGCCGGATTCGAACTTCCCCCGGGCGAACGTATCACCAATCTTCCAGCCATTCCTCGAGCGATGCCGCAAAAAGAAGCGTACGAACTGTACGATCCGGTCATCGGTCGGAACTTCGATATCAAGAATCTCTGGATGCGCGCCGATCTTCGGGTGCGGCCGGAAATGCGAAACAATGCCTGCTTCGGCTTGGCTCAAGGAACCGGCGGAACATGTAACTCGTTCGGAACCCGCGGTACCGCTGCCGGCGGCGGCAACAAGGGCAACGACATGTTCGTGCAGCAGTGGATGCGTTTGGGTATCGGGTATGACCTCTCCCCGGACGTGAACTTCTATGTGGAAATCATCGACTCGGCGAACTGGGGCAGCAACGGCAGCGCCGTGAACGCGGGGAACGGCGGCGATCCGTTGAACCATAATGGTGCATCTGCGAGTGGCGCCGGAAACGGTGGCCGCCTGGGAGTCCGTGCCGCCTACATGTTGGTCAGGAATCTGGCCGACATCCAGGGTTTGAGCATGAAGGTCGGTCGCCAATACATCGTATTCGGCAACCATTCATTGTTCGGCCACTTCGATTGGGCCAACACCGGCTATTCGCATGACGGTGTGATGTTCGCGTACCAGACCAAGAATTGGGACAGCTACTTCGGCTGGTTCCGTAATTCAGAAAGCGATCTTGGCCAGGCTTCCCCGGTCGGGAGCGGGGCGGCGAACATCGCCGGCAGCGGAGCGCAGGATGCGCAGCGTGATGCCGACATGTTCATTTTCTACAACCAGATCAAGTTAGTGCCCGGAATGGTGATCGAGCCGTTCTACGTCTTGTACCAGAATCGCTATGGGTCAGCGGATAACGCGACGCAGGGACTTGGTACTGCCAAGCACTCGAACCAGACCCGGCACATGATCGGAAACCGGATCGAAATGCGCAAGGGCGGATTCGATTTCAGCAACGAAATCGCCTATCAATTCGGTCAAATGGGCCAGGCTGGGGCTTGCGTGGGCGAACAGAAGTGTTTGCACATCAATGCCTGGGCAACCAGAAACTGGATCGGCTACACGTTCTATGACACGGCGTGGAAGACCCGTATCGCATTCAACCTCGATTACGCCTCTGGCGACAGCCGGAACAACACTTGCGGCGCGACGGCTGGTTCTTGTAAGACAGCGAATACCTTTGAAAACTTCTTCCCGACGAACCACATCCACATGGGCTACATGGATGTGCAAGCGTGGAAGAACATGCTGTCACCGTCTGTCAACTTGCAGGCTCGTCCTACGGCACGTGACCATATCGAATTGTGGTACACGAACCTGAACCTCGCCAACTCCAAGGATTGTTGGTATCGAGCCGCTCAGGGTTGCTACGTCTTCTCGAACGCCAACAATACCAAGACGCACATCGGCGACGAAATCGACGTCAGCTACACCAGAATGTTTGCCGACGGCAAGGTCGCGTTGCAGACCACCTACGGCACGATTTTCAGCGGCGGCTATTTGACCAGCACCTTGAACCAGACGCAAAATCAGCACTGGGCCTATATGTCGCTCTGGATGAACTTCTAG
- a CDS encoding SAM-dependent methyltransferase, with protein MEQHLMTQLEDPDALPQPLGEYKPVDYWQAHINTLFYQLRGDQQRSFYQTFTSADYRLAHALAADYFEQVTKRDKKVATNRATSNGPTAAPSTDATPQAQLTVMEWGPGNGNLAACFLSHLQRLDKDGRVYPRVRYLLVDSQALALERARAHPDLAPHLAKVESLCAEVENLATIADGTVDRIFCNELWNELATKLMVKKGGEFEEEHLRPNLNERKAAAIADWSGFVRAFEAKDIERLKQFPPFLDDLIWEREYHKVDWKDVPFRKTISEFMKAIDDEVLVPVNLGAFASLKEARRVLALDAVGFSSFDAGTADMEVLNDPDKPCYGQFGGQYSFMVNLALIQAVAKHLGLNAVAIETQREFVGSRLGTNVMTLMDLLACHPMVGSKVQPWELDRLTVKTIRTLNETYESPYQRKIEFPLRSEMPAEERDAAQGILLSLKPNGIPDTIAYVSEEELSQAQPELEHLGYEREAVLMALGAPPSPVEYYHFACRP; from the coding sequence GTCGATTACTGGCAGGCCCATATCAATACCCTGTTCTATCAATTGCGGGGCGACCAGCAACGCAGCTTCTACCAGACTTTCACGTCGGCCGATTACCGATTGGCGCATGCGCTGGCCGCCGACTACTTCGAGCAGGTCACCAAACGCGACAAGAAAGTCGCCACCAATCGTGCGACCTCAAACGGCCCGACTGCGGCGCCGTCCACCGACGCCACTCCTCAAGCACAATTGACGGTCATGGAATGGGGGCCGGGTAACGGGAATCTGGCCGCATGTTTTCTCAGCCATCTGCAGCGTCTCGACAAGGACGGGAGGGTGTATCCACGCGTCCGGTATCTGCTGGTCGATTCTCAAGCCCTCGCGCTGGAGCGGGCGCGTGCGCACCCGGATTTGGCTCCGCATTTGGCGAAGGTGGAGTCGCTATGCGCCGAGGTCGAGAACTTGGCGACTATCGCCGACGGCACCGTCGATCGGATCTTCTGTAACGAACTCTGGAACGAATTGGCGACCAAGCTCATGGTCAAGAAGGGGGGCGAGTTCGAAGAAGAACACCTCCGTCCGAACCTTAATGAGCGTAAGGCGGCGGCCATTGCCGATTGGTCTGGATTTGTTCGCGCCTTTGAGGCCAAAGATATCGAGCGGCTCAAGCAATTTCCGCCCTTCCTGGACGACCTGATCTGGGAGCGCGAATACCACAAGGTGGACTGGAAAGACGTCCCCTTTCGCAAGACGATCAGCGAGTTCATGAAGGCGATCGACGATGAGGTGTTGGTGCCGGTCAATCTCGGCGCGTTTGCGTCCCTGAAGGAAGCGAGACGGGTGTTGGCCCTGGATGCCGTGGGCTTCAGCAGCTTCGATGCCGGGACGGCGGATATGGAAGTCCTCAATGATCCGGACAAGCCCTGCTATGGCCAGTTCGGCGGCCAGTACAGCTTCATGGTGAACCTGGCCCTGATTCAGGCCGTGGCCAAGCATCTGGGGCTGAACGCGGTCGCGATTGAAACGCAGCGCGAGTTCGTCGGGAGCCGGTTGGGGACGAATGTGATGACGCTGATGGACCTGCTGGCCTGCCATCCGATGGTCGGCTCAAAGGTGCAGCCCTGGGAGCTGGATCGCCTCACGGTCAAGACCATCCGCACGCTGAACGAGACCTATGAGAGTCCCTATCAACGCAAGATCGAGTTCCCGTTGCGCAGTGAGATGCCGGCTGAGGAGCGCGACGCGGCGCAGGGTATTCTGCTCTCGCTCAAACCGAACGGGATTCCCGATACGATCGCCTATGTCTCCGAAGAAGAATTGAGCCAGGCACAACCGGAGCTGGAGCATCTGGGCTATGAACGCGAGGCGGTGTTGATGGCGCTCGGGGCGCCTCCGAGTCCTGTCGAGTACTATCACTTTGCCTGTCGGCCGTAA
- the tatA gene encoding twin-arginine translocase TatA/TatE family subunit — protein sequence MFGSFGWMELLLILIIVLIIFGAGKIPQLGEGLGKAIKGFKKSVHEADAIDVTATEAEPAPAQPSAQIQQTGQPATPPPAQQAGAAPPPRTTQG from the coding sequence ATGTTTGGTTCGTTTGGCTGGATGGAGCTGTTGCTGATTCTCATCATCGTCCTGATCATCTTCGGTGCGGGGAAAATTCCCCAGCTCGGTGAAGGATTAGGTAAAGCAATCAAAGGGTTCAAGAAATCGGTTCACGAAGCGGATGCCATTGACGTGACGGCCACCGAGGCGGAACCCGCCCCGGCCCAGCCGTCGGCACAGATCCAGCAAACCGGACAGCCGGCCACACCGCCGCCTGCGCAGCAGGCCGGTGCGGCTCCACCGCCACGGACGACGCAGGGGTAA
- a CDS encoding twin-arginine translocase TatA/TatE family subunit: protein MFGLGAGEILIILVIAFLLFGPKQLPEIGRQVGKAVKGFKETADDLKKTVEPELNMIQQEMKMVEQDFESSMKEAEEQINHATSGVEHGAEESGLPKQA from the coding sequence ATGTTCGGTCTTGGCGCTGGTGAAATTCTCATAATCCTGGTCATTGCGTTCCTGCTCTTCGGGCCCAAGCAGTTGCCTGAGATCGGGCGTCAGGTAGGCAAGGCCGTGAAAGGATTTAAAGAAACGGCGGACGATCTAAAGAAGACGGTTGAGCCGGAGCTCAACATGATTCAGCAGGAAATGAAAATGGTGGAGCAGGATTTTGAGTCGTCGATGAAGGAAGCGGAAGAACAGATTAACCACGCAACATCGGGCGTAGAGCACGGGGCAGAGGAATCGGGTTTGCCCAAGCAGGCCTAA